Proteins encoded by one window of Candidatus Nezhaarchaeota archaeon:
- a CDS encoding amidase → MWRSAVELVEKLRGGEVKAVEVIDYCFERIRDLNPKINAFITLNDRAVEEAKNVKGKPLAGLPIAVKDNVETKGLKTTYGSKLFENHVSKSDSIIVERLRRAGAVIIGKTNMPEFGLIAYTDNLIIGPSRNPYDLSKTVGGSSGGSAAAVAADMVPAATGNDAGGSIRIPASFCNLFGLKPTFGRVPVYPRVPVFSGLICEGFLTSCVEDSALLLDLVKGYDVRDPTSLPPDSSYLKAIEEQPREVKFAFSVDLGYAIVDPSVERVVRDAVRRLEKVGVVEEVEVKLPNLEYELTKKVASELLVFLGDRLEEWKRVAYPPHLKLLDLARSISLSDYIAIEHAKLNLWKATSRIFKKYDILVTPTVAVPPFDIGRIRVYEIAGKPVSPLGWMPFTHPFNFTGQPAASIPAGFIGNLPVGMQLIGRHHSEAELLKVCKVYQEIYNWRRKPEIK, encoded by the coding sequence GTGTGGAGGAGTGCTGTTGAGCTCGTTGAGAAGCTTAGAGGTGGTGAAGTTAAGGCTGTAGAGGTTATCGACTACTGCTTTGAGAGGATAAGGGATTTAAACCCAAAGATAAATGCCTTCATAACCCTAAATGATAGGGCTGTCGAAGAGGCTAAGAACGTTAAGGGGAAGCCGCTTGCAGGATTGCCTATAGCTGTTAAAGACAATGTTGAGACTAAGGGGTTAAAGACGACTTATGGGTCAAAGCTCTTTGAGAATCATGTGTCGAAGAGCGACTCAATAATTGTTGAGAGGTTGAGGAGAGCTGGTGCAGTCATTATTGGGAAGACTAACATGCCGGAATTCGGGTTGATAGCTTACACGGACAACTTAATTATTGGTCCATCTCGAAACCCCTACGACTTAAGTAAGACTGTTGGAGGTAGTAGTGGTGGTAGTGCAGCAGCAGTTGCCGCCGACATGGTTCCAGCAGCAACTGGAAATGATGCTGGCGGAAGCATAAGGATACCTGCATCGTTTTGCAACCTATTTGGATTGAAGCCAACATTCGGGAGGGTGCCAGTATACCCGAGGGTGCCAGTGTTCTCGGGGCTAATTTGCGAGGGCTTCTTGACGAGCTGCGTTGAGGACTCAGCCCTCTTGCTAGACCTCGTAAAGGGCTACGACGTTAGAGACCCTACCTCCCTACCTCCAGACTCTAGCTACCTTAAAGCTATAGAGGAGCAGCCGAGGGAGGTCAAGTTCGCCTTCTCAGTGGACTTAGGCTATGCAATTGTTGACCCAAGCGTTGAGAGGGTCGTGAGGGATGCTGTGAGGAGACTTGAGAAGGTAGGGGTCGTCGAGGAGGTTGAGGTCAAGCTACCAAATTTAGAGTATGAGCTGACTAAGAAAGTTGCTTCAGAGCTGCTTGTGTTCTTGGGAGATAGACTGGAGGAGTGGAAGAGGGTTGCCTACCCACCACACTTAAAGCTTCTAGACTTAGCTAGATCCATAAGCTTAAGCGATTACATAGCAATAGAGCACGCTAAGCTGAACCTTTGGAAGGCAACCTCAAGAATCTTCAAGAAGTACGACATCCTAGTAACTCCAACAGTAGCAGTCCCACCATTTGATATTGGGAGGATTAGGGTCTATGAGATAGCTGGAAAACCTGTGTCACCACTAGGATGGATGCCCTTCACACATCCATTCAACTTTACTGGTCAGCCAGCAGCATCAATACCTGCAGGTTTTATAGGTAATCTGCCCGTTGGAATGCAACTGATTGGTAGGCATCATAGTGAAGCAGAGCTCTTAAAGGTGTGCAAGGTCTATCAGGAGATCTACAATTGGAGGAGAAAACCTGAAATCAAGTGA
- a CDS encoding ATP-dependent helicase yields MIAKATKSYSKEEVLRLLDPIVAEWFSRFPDITPPQRYAIVHIYEGKNVLIASPTGSGKTLAAFISIISELFKMARSGDLRDSVYCVYVSPLRSLNYDIYKNLKKPLEEIQELAKLKGLDVGEIRIAIRTGDTTQSERASMLRKPPHILITTPESLAIVLCAPKFREKLKTVRWVIVDEIHELCSSKRGVHLTLSLERLQELVGRPFARIGLSATIHPLETVAEFLVGCNDDGEPRDCVIVDTRFVKAIDLKVTCPVDDLIHTPAAITTERMYKLLKKLIRTHTTTLVFTNTRSGTERVVYHLSKLKVVDGDELAAHHSSLSREIRRSVEDRLKEGKMKAVVCSTSLELGIDIGYIDLVVQIGSPKSISRCLQRVGRSGHALDKVSKGILVGMEMDDIVEDAVMVSEAYKGKLDKVYIPRNCLDVLAQHIVGMALEKKWSVKEAYKLVRRSYCYKDLPYESFKSILKYLSGWYSTLEVYKVYGKIWYDEEEGVFGRRGKLVRLIYSTNVGTIPDEVAVKVFTLDGRWVGSIEEEFLERLSPGDIFILGGKPYEFRYAIGLKAYVAPKEGVKPTVPSWFSEMLPLSFDLGEAIGEFREKMFKLVESEPKSKVVRYLMEEYKCDKKAANSIYTYFASMLSFLKMLNVHVRPNNRVILVENYVDVDGKQNIIFHCVFGRRTNDALSRAYAYALMKMLGVNVAVTVGDSSFMLTLPEKMLNDVGTLLEAVKSSNLRRILREAIKYTEMVKRRFRHCATRALMILRNYKGKEVKVSRQILNAQVLMDIVEEIENFPVLEETYREVLEDLMDVKTAEQVLREVEMSLRRFYVMPEYDLPSPFSHGLILQGLSDVVLMDDKRVLLQRLYDQVVERIRKANVTT; encoded by the coding sequence TTGATAGCTAAGGCTACGAAGAGTTATAGTAAGGAGGAAGTGCTTAGGCTACTCGACCCCATAGTAGCTGAATGGTTTTCCAGGTTCCCAGACATAACGCCTCCTCAGCGCTATGCTATCGTCCACATATATGAAGGCAAGAATGTGTTGATAGCATCGCCAACTGGCAGCGGTAAAACTCTTGCAGCATTCATAAGCATCATAAGCGAGCTATTCAAGATGGCGAGGTCAGGTGACCTTCGAGATAGTGTCTACTGTGTCTACGTCTCGCCTTTGAGATCGCTGAACTACGATATCTACAAGAACCTCAAGAAGCCGTTAGAGGAGATTCAGGAATTAGCTAAACTGAAAGGGCTTGATGTTGGTGAAATTAGGATTGCAATTAGAACAGGCGATACAACTCAATCTGAGAGAGCATCAATGCTCAGGAAACCCCCCCACATACTGATTACGACCCCTGAGAGCTTAGCCATAGTGCTCTGTGCCCCTAAATTTAGGGAGAAGCTTAAGACTGTAAGGTGGGTCATAGTTGATGAAATTCACGAGCTGTGTAGCTCGAAGAGGGGCGTCCACTTAACGTTAAGTTTAGAGAGGCTTCAAGAGCTCGTTGGGAGGCCATTTGCTAGGATAGGTCTATCAGCAACAATACACCCCCTCGAAACTGTAGCTGAGTTCCTTGTTGGCTGCAATGATGATGGGGAGCCTAGGGATTGCGTCATCGTGGACACGAGGTTCGTTAAGGCAATAGACTTGAAGGTGACCTGCCCGGTTGATGACTTGATACATACACCAGCAGCCATCACGACTGAGAGGATGTATAAGCTGTTAAAGAAGCTCATAAGAACCCACACTACAACCCTAGTCTTCACCAATACGCGTAGTGGAACTGAGAGGGTCGTATACCACCTATCAAAGCTTAAGGTGGTTGACGGCGATGAGCTGGCCGCTCACCATAGCAGCCTTTCAAGGGAGATTAGGAGGAGCGTTGAAGATAGGCTCAAGGAGGGCAAGATGAAGGCTGTTGTGTGTAGCACGTCACTTGAGCTAGGCATAGACATAGGCTACATAGACCTAGTCGTCCAGATAGGCTCTCCAAAGTCTATATCGCGTTGCCTTCAGAGGGTTGGTAGGTCTGGCCATGCACTGGATAAGGTCTCTAAGGGCATACTGGTAGGCATGGAGATGGACGACATAGTCGAGGATGCAGTCATGGTCTCAGAGGCTTACAAAGGAAAACTCGATAAAGTCTACATACCGAGGAACTGCTTAGATGTCTTGGCTCAACACATAGTTGGAATGGCACTTGAGAAGAAGTGGAGCGTTAAGGAGGCCTATAAACTTGTGAGGCGAAGCTACTGCTACAAGGACCTCCCATACGAGAGTTTCAAGTCAATTTTAAAATATTTAAGTGGCTGGTATTCAACTCTTGAGGTTTACAAGGTATACGGGAAGATATGGTACGATGAGGAAGAGGGGGTCTTTGGTAGGAGGGGGAAACTGGTTAGGCTCATATACTCCACGAATGTAGGCACAATACCCGACGAAGTAGCCGTAAAGGTTTTCACTCTCGATGGTAGATGGGTGGGCTCAATAGAGGAAGAGTTCCTTGAGAGATTGAGCCCAGGAGACATATTCATTCTCGGAGGAAAGCCATACGAGTTCAGGTACGCCATAGGTCTTAAAGCCTATGTAGCGCCAAAGGAGGGGGTTAAACCGACTGTTCCATCATGGTTCTCTGAAATGCTTCCACTAAGCTTCGATTTGGGTGAAGCGATAGGAGAGTTCAGAGAGAAGATGTTTAAGCTAGTTGAGAGTGAGCCTAAAAGCAAGGTCGTAAGGTACTTAATGGAGGAGTACAAGTGCGATAAGAAAGCTGCCAACTCAATATACACGTACTTTGCTTCAATGCTTTCATTCTTAAAGATGCTCAACGTCCACGTTAGACCCAACAACAGGGTCATACTAGTCGAAAACTACGTTGACGTTGACGGCAAGCAGAACATAATATTCCACTGTGTATTCGGTAGGAGAACTAATGATGCACTCTCAAGAGCATATGCCTATGCCCTCATGAAGATGCTTGGTGTAAATGTAGCTGTCACAGTTGGCGACTCAAGCTTCATGCTGACACTCCCAGAGAAAATGCTTAATGACGTGGGCACGTTACTTGAAGCCGTAAAGTCAAGTAACTTGAGAAGGATATTGAGAGAGGCCATAAAGTACACTGAAATGGTGAAGAGGAGGTTTAGACACTGCGCTACAAGAGCCCTAATGATACTTAGGAACTATAAGGGGAAGGAGGTTAAAGTTAGTAGACAAATATTAAACGCTCAAGTCCTAATGGACATTGTCGAGGAGATAGAGAACTTCCCAGTTCTTGAAGAGACTTATCGAGAGGTCCTCGAGGACCTAATGGACGTTAAAACTGCTGAGCAAGTCTTAAGGGAAGTGGAGATGAGCTTAAGGAGGTTCTACGTGATGCCTGAATACGACCTTCCATCACCATTCTCTCACGGCTTAATACTGCAAGGACTTAGTGACGTGGTGTTAATGGACGACAAGAGAGTATTGCTACAGAGACTCTACGATCAAGTTGTGGAGAGAATACGAAAGGCTAACGTAACTACATGA
- a CDS encoding alpha/beta hydrolase-fold protein, whose protein sequence is MKRAVVLLLVVIVVACLASYLSYHYGYATATSERMAIEASLKETAEKTIENVGEEAVKAIRTIMEQALKAIDEAVKAVKVPVYVVGIEPVAGIFVDWLTPYEEVLAKLPKIGYVILSNGSKVPTSLNWTAIYDPLFPEYTYSPYTSGVYIATARASLPYGVYCADHRLLTVTTNVTVMTPLLPHMYPNATPLTSPRYRALFNQPGTYKSEWMVVDGLNRTYHYYVPSTYDGKKPMPLVISLHGAWSCGLANLLGADEHAEALGFILVCPDSHGYIWNIPGVVATANVTLDVNFISRLIDVMREKYNMDAKRVYVVGISAGGMMASYLALYLPHKIAAIGVISGSLSLAAFADAGIRFPRPMTVVITAGTHELLFGRLFDEHLRARKAVAYLVELFNCSPIPEVTYWPDPKVKGVYWPPTGERTAVVRYVYSGGVGGVQVVYFEIIGGGHTWPGGLQYSLPSSVGWVTHHVESWRDCLWPYLSKFALP, encoded by the coding sequence TTGAAGAGAGCTGTGGTATTACTGTTAGTTGTGATTGTGGTTGCGTGTCTAGCTTCGTATCTAAGTTATCACTACGGTTACGCAACAGCAACTTCAGAGAGAATGGCCATCGAGGCTTCCTTGAAAGAAACTGCAGAAAAAACTATTGAAAATGTTGGAGAGGAGGCTGTTAAAGCTATTAGGACCATTATGGAGCAAGCTCTTAAGGCAATTGATGAGGCTGTTAAAGCAGTTAAAGTTCCTGTTTACGTTGTTGGAATTGAGCCTGTAGCAGGTATTTTTGTTGATTGGCTTACTCCATATGAAGAGGTTTTAGCTAAACTGCCTAAGATTGGATATGTAATTCTAAGTAATGGCTCTAAGGTCCCCACATCATTGAACTGGACAGCGATATATGACCCCCTATTTCCAGAGTACACGTATAGCCCCTACACGTCTGGAGTCTACATAGCAACAGCAAGAGCTAGCCTTCCATATGGAGTGTACTGTGCTGATCATAGGTTATTAACGGTAACCACTAATGTAACTGTGATGACTCCACTACTTCCTCATATGTATCCAAATGCAACTCCATTAACGAGTCCACGCTATAGAGCCTTATTCAATCAGCCTGGTACATACAAGTCTGAGTGGATGGTTGTTGACGGGTTGAACAGGACTTACCACTATTATGTGCCTTCAACCTACGATGGGAAGAAGCCCATGCCGCTCGTGATATCACTTCATGGAGCGTGGTCGTGCGGTTTAGCTAACCTATTGGGTGCTGATGAGCATGCTGAAGCACTCGGCTTCATTCTGGTTTGCCCAGACAGCCACGGCTATATATGGAATATACCTGGAGTCGTTGCTACTGCGAATGTAACTTTAGACGTCAACTTCATCTCAAGGCTAATTGATGTCATGCGTGAGAAGTATAATATGGATGCTAAGCGAGTCTACGTGGTTGGAATTTCAGCTGGCGGAATGATGGCCTCATACCTAGCTCTATACCTGCCCCACAAGATCGCTGCCATAGGTGTAATAAGCGGCTCTCTATCACTCGCAGCATTCGCTGATGCTGGGATAAGGTTCCCAAGACCCATGACTGTGGTGATAACAGCTGGCACTCATGAACTGCTATTCGGCAGGCTATTTGACGAGCATCTACGCGCTAGGAAAGCTGTTGCATACCTAGTGGAGCTGTTCAACTGTAGCCCCATACCAGAAGTAACCTACTGGCCCGATCCAAAAGTAAAGGGTGTCTACTGGCCACCTACTGGCGAGCGCACAGCTGTTGTCCGCTACGTCTACAGTGGAGGAGTTGGTGGCGTGCAAGTAGTTTACTTTGAAATCATTGGTGGAGGACACACTTGGCCAGGCGGTCTACAGTACTCTCTCCCAAGCAGTGTTGGTTGGGTTACACATCACGTGGAGTCTTGGAGAGACTGTCTCTGGCCATACCTCAGCAAATTTGCATTGCCTTAA